A genomic window from Fusarium oxysporum Fo47 chromosome VIII, complete sequence includes:
- a CDS encoding major facilitator superfamily domain-containing protein — protein sequence MDTKDIKNKDSTTASTEIEHRDGTHVTFEAIDEAEERQVVRKLDLHVLPLMTLVYFCMYLDKQSITYAAIFGLRSDLNLTGEEYSWCVSVFYLGQLLSNWPAAYLLGRLPLKTFIGCTIVVWGVACVCVGLPQRFGGMMAARFFLGLTEGAVSPAFVMLTSVWYKRREHPVRVATWVSMNGFAQIMNALIMFGLGRAKLAIESWRVLFFIIGGLTVTSGLLFYFLLPGDTMTAWFLTPRQREIATRRLAIDRSTRDRTDFNRSQFNEAYKSPITWLYVSMALGITLTTAIIKFSSIVINGFGYDKYTTMLVGLPGGALNILTTWFGAFIPRLVNSKYSRTCTALFLCCIPLLGAILLATLPASKSWGIVVSTWMANAVTCLLSSCSALMASNVKGNTKKSSTTTVFFVAYCVGCIISPQAWTEADAPRYLKGCILSIASLVYLMITLVVYAFLMDKENKLRDRKAAEGHVDYMVESQGRAAGIQSGVAIDSDLTDRQDKAFRYIL from the exons ATGGACACGAAGGACATAAAGAACAAGGACTCCACTACTGCTTCGACTGAAATCGAGCACAGAGACGGCACCCATGTCACTTTCGAGGCTATCGATGAAGCCGAGGAGAGGCAAGTCGTACGCAAGCTCGATCTCCATGTGCTCCCTCTGATGACCTTGGTATATTTCTGCATGT ACTTGGACAAGCAATCGATTACATACGCTGCCATTTTCGGATTGCGCTCAGACTTGAACCTAACTGGCGAAGAGTACAGCTGGTGTGTCTCGGTATTCTACCTTGGTCAGCTACTTTCCAACTGGCCTGCCGCATACCTCCTCGGCCGACTGCCTTTGAAGACCTTCATCGGCTGCACCATCGTTGTCTGGGGCGTGGCCTGCGTTTGTGTAGGTCTCCCCCAAAGATTTGGAGGAATGATGGCTGCACGATTCTTTCTCGGTTTAACCGAAGGCGCCGTCTCTCCAGCCTTTGTCATGTTGACCTCGGTCTGGTACAAGCGTCGAGAGCACCCTGTTCGCGTTGCCACTTGGGTATCTATGAATGGCTTCGCTCAAATCATGAATGCACTTATCATGTTCGGGCTTGGCCGTGCTAAACTGGCTATCGAGTCCTGGCGGGTACTCTTCTTTATCATTGGTGGGTTGACTGTCACGTCTGGGCTGCTGTTCTACTTCCTGCTCCCAGGAGACACCATGACAGCCTGGTTTCTGACGCCTCGCCAACGAGAGATCGCCACTAGGAGGCTCGCTATAGATCGCAGCACCCGCGATCGCACAGACTTTAATCGATCTCAGTTTAATGAAGCTTACAAGTCACCCATCACTTGGCTCTACGTATCAATGGCGCTTGGTATTACTCTCACGACAGCCATAATCAAG TTTTCTTCAATCGTTATCAACGGCTTCGGTTACGATAAGTATACTACGATGCTCGTGGGGCTGCCCGGCGGTGCCCTGAACATTCTGACTACTTGGTTTGGAGCTTTTATCCCGCGTCTCGTCAACAGCAAGTACAGTCGAACGTGTACGGCCCTTTTTCTGTGCTGCATACCCCTTCTGGGCGCCATATTGCTTGCGACGCTGCCTGCCTCCAAGTCTTGGGGTATCGTTGTGTCAACCTGGATGGCGAATGCTGTAACTTGCTTGCTCAGCAGCTGCTCAGCTCTCATGGCTAGCAACGTGAAAGGAAACACGAAGAAGTCGTCGACCACAACAGTCTTTTTCGTGGCTTATTGCGTCGGCTGTATCATCTCACCTCAGGCTTGGACTGAGGCTGACGCGCCCCGGTATCTTAAGGGATGCATCCTCAGCATCGCTTCGTTGGTTTACCTGATGATCACTTTGGTCGTTTACGCATTTCTGATGGACAAGGAAAACAAACTGCGGGACAGAAAGGCGGCAGAAGGTCACGTTGACTACATGGTGGAGTCACAAGGGCGTGCCGCGGGCATCCAGAGTGGCGTGGCCATTGATTCGGACTTGACTGATCGCCAGGACAAGGCCTTCCGATACATTCTGTAA
- a CDS encoding thiamine diphosphate-binding protein: MLYAQRTLVAREALKFRYRRTTSVGYSLSIVRSGACSCVQPKNLPCAQRTFASAAEALARGESHIAQHQFQDIPLMTRSSDLDKDSQPSISDSFLQGGAANYIDEMFRSWKQDPRSVHVSWRTYFRNMEDRSRPASEAFQPPPGLVSSRRPLATPGLDSGQTAEVLLHLKVQHLVRAYQSRGHYHAKTDPLGERVNALHVGPNQSGLARAVELEPSYYDFTEKDMDRHFNLGPGILPRYATEGRKSMNLRDIIAACEQRYCGSYGVEYLHIPDRAKCDWLRDRLEIPNPAKFSREEKRRILDGLIWGTSFERFLAAKFPNEKRFGLDGSEGLVPGVMSMIDHSADVHGVQDITIGSCHRGRLTMLGTVYGKAPEAIFAEFAGRVRSDMLRNMAGDVKYHLGHQGQRVSPDGHTVDISVLANPSHLEAVDPVATGRAFATQRLNNDPKKKRNMCVTLHGDAAIAGQGVVYETLGLSRLPAYDVGGTIRLVVNNQVGFTADVHCSRSTPYASDIAKVVDAPIFHVNADDVESVVFLCKLAADWRATFHSDCVVDIICYRKFGHNEFDQPSFTQPLMYQKVAAQTPSLDKYVQKLVSEGSFTVEEIDCLRKSVWNRLNEMYDSSKGFVSSREAFTAPWQSLKSPESLKNEVLPPVTTAIDEAIVEQVAAKALSVPSGFQLHSNLERILTGRKKALDNGTVDWSTAEALAFGTLCLEKHPVRLTGQDVQRGTFSQRHAVLHDQETGESWTPLNNLAVEQAPFEVENSPLSEFGALGFEYGVTLADPHSLVMWEAQFGDFANNTQVIIDNFIASGETKWLDRSGLVLSLPHGYDGQGAEHSSARIERFLMLCSEEGRIYPSEPERAHQDANMGLVYMTTPANYFHVLRRQMRREYRKPLVIFFSKSLLRHPLTRSDIADFTGSSTFQPVITDPEHGQAIEDPESIQRVIICSGQVYAAIQKHREAVGIKDVAITRIEELHPFPWAEVKSNLNQYKNAKTIVWAQEEHYNGGAWHYIRDRLDAVLNETEHLARRRVLFAGRGTSASPATGLKHVHYAEENALLDDVFNVQN; encoded by the exons ATGCTCTATGCCCAAAGAACCCTGGTGGCACGGGAAGCCTTGAAGTTTCGGTATCGTCGTACAACCTCTGTCGGTTACTCCCTCTCCATCGTCAGATCTGGTGCCTGTTCTTGCGTGCAGCCAAAGAACCTACCATGCGCCCAAAGGACATTCGCATCGGCCGCAGAGGCGTTGGCCAGGGGCGAGAGCCATATTGCACAGCATCAGTTCCAAGATATTCCCTTGATGACTAGATCGTCAGATCTAGATAAAGATTCACAGCCG AGCATCTCCGACTCATTCCTGCAGGGAGGGGCGGCCAActacatcgacgagatgtTTAGGTCGTGGAAGCAGGACCCAAGGTCTGTCCATGTTTCTTGGAGGACATACTTCCGTAACATGGAGGACAGGTCAAGGCCCGCATCTGAGGCCTTCCAGCCACCACCAGGACTTGTATCCTCTCGTCGACCGTTGGCCACACCGGGGCTCGACTCCGGCCAGACAGCCGAGGTGTTATTACATCTCAAAGTCCAGCATTTGGTGCGCGCGTATCAGTCCCGAGGACACTATCATGCCAAGACGGATCCCTTGGGTGAACGAGTGAATGCCTTGCACGTGGGTCCCAATCAATCTGGTCTCGCACGCGCCGTCGAGCTTGAGCCATCCTACTATGACTTTACCGAGAAGGACATGGACCGCCATTTCAACCTCGGCCCTGGCATACTTCCTCGCTACGCAACTGAGGGCAGAAAGTCAATGAACTTACGTGACATTATAGCAGCCTGCGAGCAGAGGTACTGCGGCAGCTATGGAGTTGAGTACCTGCACATCCCAGACCGCGCCAAGTGTGACTGGTTAAGGGATCGTCTGGAGATACCCAACCCGGCCAAGTTCTCGCGAGAGGAGAAACGCCGAATTCTTGATGGTCTCATTTGGGGAACGTCTTTTGAACGATTTCTCGCCGCCAAGTTCCCCAACGAGAAGCGCTTTGGCTTAGATGGCTCCGAAGGACTCGTTCCTGGTGTCATGTCCATGATTGACCACAGCGCCGACGTCCATGGTGTGCAAGACATCACAATTGGCAGCTGTCATCGCGGGCGCCTGACCATGCTTGGAACTGTGTATGGAAAGGCACCAGAGGCCATATTTGCTGAGTTTGCTGGGCGGGTTCGCTCGGATATGCTGCGAAACATGGCTGGTGATGTCAAGTACCATCTTGGCCACCAGGGCCAGCGGGTCTCTCCCGATGGGCATACTGTGGATATTTCTGTCCTTGCGAACCCCTCGCATCTCGAGGCAGTTGATCCCGTCGCCACAGGCAGGGCTTTTGCAACCCAGCGGTTAAACAACgacccgaagaagaagagaaacatgTGTGTCACTCTTCACGGCGATGCTGCTATTGCAGGGCAGGGTGTTGTCTACGAGACTCTTGGCTTGTCGCGCTTGCCGGCTTATGATGTGGGTGGCACCATTCGGCTTGTTGTCAACAATCAGGTTGGGTTCACTGCAGATGTGCATTGTTCCAGATCAACCCCTTATGCCTCAGACATTGCCAAAGTTGTCGACGCCCCCATCTTCCATGTCAATGCTGATGATGTAGAGTCAGTGGTCTTCCTCTGTAAACTAGCGGCAGACTGGCGAGCCACGTTCCATAGCGACTGCGTTGTGGATATCATCTGTTACCGGAAGTTTGGCCACAACGAATTCGACCAGCCCAGCTTCACGCAGCCTCTGATGTACCAAAAGGTCGCTGCACAAACACCCTCGTTAGATAAGTACGTCCAGAAGCTGGTGTCCGAAGGCTCGTTCACGGTGGAAGAGATCGATTGCCTGCGCAAAAGCGTCTGGAACCGTCTGAACGAGATGTACGACAGCAGCAAGGGATTTGTCTCGTCTCGGGAAGCATTTACGGCCCCGTGGCAGAGTCTAAAGTCTCCGGAGAGTCTAAAGAACGAAGTTCTACCACCCGTCACTACAGCCATTGACGAAGCAATCGTTGAGCAGGTGGCAGCCAAGGCTCTAAGCGTCCCCAGTGGCTTTCAGCTACACAGTAACTTGGAGAGAATCCTTACGGGGCGTAAGAAGGCCCTGGACAACGGAACGGTAGACTGGTCTACCGCAGAGGCATTGGCCTTTGGAACTCTGTGTCTTGAGAAACATCCTGTGCGTCTTACAGGACAAGATGTCCAACGAGGAACCTTCTCGCAGCGTCATGCCGTGCTGCACGACCAGGAAACTGGCGAGTCTTGGACACCTCTGAATAACCTTGCCGTAGAGCAGGCACCCTTCGAGGTAGAGAACTCGCCGCTGAGTGAGTTTGGTGCCCTGGGCTTCGAGTACGGCGTGACATTGGCCGATCCACACTCACTCGTCATGTGGGAGGCTCAGTTCGGAGATTTCGCAAACAACACGCAGGTCATCATTGACAACTTTATTGCCAGCGGTGAGACGAAATGGCTTGACCGTTCTGGCCTGGTCCTCTCTTTGCCCCATGGCTATGATGGACAGGGCGCTGAGCACTCATCTGCCCGCATCGAGCGCTTCTTGATGCTCTGCTCGGAGGAGGGTAGGATATACCCATCGGAACCTGAGCGCGCCCATCAAGATGCCAACATGGGACTGGTCTACATGACTACGCCCGCCAATTACTTTCACGTTCTACGTCGGCAGATGAGAAGAGAGTACAGAAAGC CTCTCGTCATTTTCTTCTCGAaatctcttcttcgccaCCCACTAACTCGCTCCGATATTGCTGACTTCACTGGCTCATCAACCTTCCAACCAGTCATCACCGACCCCGAGCACGGCCAAGCTATCGAGGATCCGGAATCCATACAGCGAGTTATTATCTGCTCAGGCCAAGTATATGCCGCGATCCAAAAACATAGAGAAGCGGTAGGCATCAAGGACGTGGCCATCACGAGAATAGAGGAGCTTCATCCCTTCCCCTGGGCTGAGGTGAAATCCAACCTTAATCAGTATAAGAATGCGAAGACGATTGTTTGGGCGCAAGAGGAGCACTACAACGGTGGAGCGTGGCATTACATACGCGATCGATTAGATGCAGTCCTTAACGAGACAGAACATCTTGCTAGACGTCGCGTGCTCTTTGCGGGTCGTGGAACGAGCGCCAGTCCGGCTACAGGTCTCAAGCATGTTCACTATGCTGAGGAAAATGCACTCCTTGATGATGTGTTTAATGTTCAAAATTAG